One window of the Streptomyces sp. TS71-3 genome contains the following:
- a CDS encoding ribonuclease J: MSHPHPELGSPPKLPARGLRVTPLGGLGEIGRNMTVFEYDGRLLIVDCGVLFPEEEQPGIDLILPDFSSLRDRLDDIEGIVLTHGHEDHIGGVPFLLREKEDIPLIGSKLTLALIEAKLQEHRIRPYTLEVAEGQRERIGPFDCEFVAVNHSIPDALAVAIRTPAGMVVHTGDFKMDQLPLDSRLTDLHAFARLSEEGIDLLLADSTNAEVPGFTPHERDISQVLRQVFANARKRIIVASFASHVHRIQQILDAAHEYGRRVAFVGRSMVRNMGIARDLGYLRVPPGLVVDVKTLDDLPDEQVVLVCTGSQGEPMAALSRMASRDHQIRIVEGDTVILASSLIPGNENAVYRVINGLTRWGANVIHKGNAKVHVSGHASAGELLYFYNICRPRNLMPVHGEWRHLRANAELGALTGVPHDRIVIAEDGVVVDLVEGKAKIAGKVQAGYVYVDGLSVGDVNETSLKDRRILGDEGIISVFVVVDSSTGKITGGPYVQARGSGIDDAAFGAVIPKIEEVLERSAQDGVVEPHQLQQLVRRTLGKWVSDTYRRRPMILPVVVEV, encoded by the coding sequence TTGAGTCATCCGCATCCTGAACTCGGCTCGCCGCCGAAGCTGCCCGCCCGTGGCCTGCGTGTCACCCCGCTGGGCGGCCTCGGCGAAATCGGCCGCAACATGACCGTCTTCGAGTACGACGGCCGTCTGCTGATCGTCGACTGCGGAGTGCTCTTCCCCGAGGAGGAGCAGCCCGGAATCGATCTGATCCTGCCGGACTTCTCGTCGCTCAGGGACCGCCTCGACGACATCGAGGGCATCGTCCTCACCCACGGCCACGAGGACCACATCGGCGGTGTCCCCTTTCTCCTCCGGGAGAAGGAGGACATCCCGCTGATCGGCTCCAAGCTGACCCTCGCCCTGATCGAGGCCAAGCTCCAGGAGCACCGCATCCGCCCGTACACCCTGGAGGTCGCAGAGGGGCAGCGCGAGCGGATCGGACCCTTCGACTGCGAGTTCGTCGCGGTCAACCACTCGATTCCCGACGCGCTCGCGGTGGCCATCCGCACCCCGGCGGGCATGGTCGTGCACACCGGCGACTTCAAGATGGACCAGCTCCCGCTGGACAGCCGCCTCACCGACCTGCACGCCTTCGCCCGGCTCAGCGAGGAGGGCATCGACCTCCTCCTCGCCGACTCCACCAACGCCGAGGTGCCCGGGTTCACCCCGCACGAGCGTGACATCTCCCAGGTGCTGCGCCAGGTCTTCGCGAACGCGCGCAAGCGGATCATCGTGGCGAGCTTCGCCAGCCATGTGCACCGCATCCAGCAGATCCTGGACGCGGCCCACGAGTACGGCCGCCGGGTCGCCTTCGTCGGCCGTTCCATGGTCCGCAACATGGGCATCGCCCGGGACCTGGGCTACCTGCGGGTGCCCCCGGGGCTGGTCGTGGACGTCAAGACGCTCGACGACCTGCCGGACGAACAGGTCGTCCTCGTCTGCACCGGCTCCCAGGGCGAGCCCATGGCGGCGCTGTCCCGGATGGCCAGCCGCGACCACCAGATCCGCATCGTCGAGGGCGACACGGTGATCCTGGCGTCCTCCCTCATCCCGGGCAACGAGAACGCCGTCTACCGCGTGATCAACGGCCTGACCCGGTGGGGCGCGAACGTCATCCACAAGGGCAATGCGAAGGTGCATGTTTCCGGCCATGCCTCGGCCGGCGAACTGCTCTACTTCTACAACATCTGCCGGCCCCGGAACCTGATGCCGGTACACGGGGAGTGGCGCCACCTACGCGCCAACGCCGAGCTGGGCGCGCTCACCGGTGTACCCCACGACCGCATCGTCATCGCCGAGGACGGCGTGGTCGTCGACCTCGTCGAGGGCAAGGCGAAGATCGCGGGCAAGGTCCAGGCGGGCTACGTCTACGTGGACGGCCTCTCGGTGGGCGACGTCAACGAGACGTCGCTGAAGGACCGCCGCATCCTCGGAGACGAGGGCATCATCTCGGTCTTCGTGGTGGTGGACTCCTCCACCGGCAAGATCACGGGCGGGCCGTACGTCCAGGCCCGCGGCTCGGGCATCGACGATGCCGCCTTCGGCGCCGTCATCCCGAAGATCGAGGAAGTCCTGGAGCGCTCGGCCCAGGACGGCGTGGTCGAACCCCATCAGCTCCAGCAGCTGGTACGGCGGACGCTCGGCAAGTGGGTCTCCGACACCTACCGCCGCCGTCCGATGATCCTCCCCGTCGTGGTGGAGGTCTGA